A window of the Bacteroidia bacterium genome harbors these coding sequences:
- a CDS encoding ATP-binding protein — MKKLPIGIQSFEKIRTQNYIYVDKTPFIEKMLNTAPYLFLSRPRRFGKSLLVDTLKCLFEGKKELFQGLYIYDKWDWNTKYPVIRLDFVPDKYTDPQTLSQKFTFLFKELYNYHQIPYFEDTLHSNQFQHLIKEVYKKYGQKVVILIDEYDKPIIDCLTEVEVAKANRMLLRSVYSVIKGSDEYIRFAFITGVSKFSKVSLFSDLNNFMDITIHRNFSTLCGYTHQDVLTHFADYLEGVDIERVKKWYNGYSWNTKAESVYNPYDILLFLHSREYRSHWFETGTSSFLIDLIEKGNCYLPSLENTVSDELLLSTFDIEDLYPEAVLWQTGYLTIKEELQVYDTIEYRLGYPNFEVEQSLNRVLLRHYLRSSKSKYNPVASAVVGILSSGDMQGLRNQLNSLLSSVSYTYSTVGDLGAYEGFYASVLYAYFKGLGIESVSEDVTSIGRIDLTLFAHPHIYIFEFKMKHHGQGALEQIRHKRYYEKYLSEGRIIYLVGIVFDVQTRNIAQFEYEVIYP, encoded by the coding sequence GTGAAAAAACTACCTATTGGCATACAAAGCTTTGAGAAAATTCGCACGCAAAACTACATCTATGTTGACAAAACTCCATTCATAGAGAAGATGCTCAACACGGCACCTTACTTGTTTCTTTCTCGCCCTCGTAGGTTTGGCAAGTCATTGTTAGTAGATACGCTCAAATGTTTGTTTGAGGGCAAAAAAGAGCTCTTTCAAGGACTGTACATTTATGATAAATGGGATTGGAATACAAAATATCCTGTCATCCGTTTAGATTTTGTACCTGATAAATACACCGATCCTCAAACTTTATCTCAAAAGTTCACTTTTCTGTTCAAAGAATTGTATAACTATCATCAAATTCCGTATTTTGAAGACACTTTGCACAGTAATCAGTTTCAACATTTGATTAAGGAAGTGTATAAGAAGTACGGTCAAAAAGTAGTGATACTGATAGATGAATACGATAAGCCGATAATAGATTGTTTGACCGAAGTAGAGGTAGCCAAAGCTAATCGTATGTTGTTAAGAAGTGTGTATAGTGTTATCAAAGGTTCAGATGAGTACATTCGGTTTGCTTTTATCACGGGAGTAAGCAAGTTTAGTAAAGTGTCTTTGTTCAGTGACTTGAACAATTTTATGGACATTACTATTCACCGAAATTTTTCAACCCTTTGTGGATATACTCACCAAGATGTGCTTACACACTTTGCCGATTATTTAGAAGGAGTGGATATAGAAAGAGTTAAGAAGTGGTACAATGGCTATTCTTGGAATACAAAAGCTGAAAGCGTGTATAATCCGTACGATATTTTGCTTTTTCTACATTCTCGGGAATACCGAAGTCATTGGTTTGAAACGGGTACGAGTTCATTTTTGATTGATTTGATAGAGAAAGGGAATTGTTATTTGCCGAGTTTAGAGAACACGGTGTCGGATGAACTTTTGTTGAGTACATTTGACATTGAGGATTTGTATCCCGAAGCGGTGTTGTGGCAAACAGGATATTTGACGATTAAAGAGGAGTTACAGGTATATGATACGATAGAGTACCGGTTAGGATATCCGAATTTTGAAGTAGAACAGTCATTAAACAGAGTGTTATTAAGGCATTATTTGAGGAGTTCTAAGAGTAAGTACAATCCTGTGGCAAGTGCAGTGGTTGGGATTTTGAGCAGTGGTGATATGCAGGGTTTGCGTAATCAACTTAATAGTTTGTTAAGTAGTGTCAGTTATACGTACAGCACAGTTGGGGATTTAGGGGCTTATGAAGGTTTTTATGCGAGTGTGTTGTATGCGTATTTTAAGGGGTTAGGGATAGAGAGTGTATCGGAGGATGTAACGAGTATAGGTCGGATAGATTTAACTCTTTTTGCTCATCCGCATATTTACATTTTTGAGTTCAAGATGAAACATCATGGTCAGGGGGCATTGGAACAGATAAGACACAAGCGATATTATGAGAAATACCTTTCAGAAGGTAGGATAATTTATTTAGTAGGGATAGTTTTTGATGTACAAACTCGTAATATCGCTCAATTTGAGTATGAAGTGATTTATCCATGA
- the hscB gene encoding Fe-S protein assembly co-chaperone HscB has translation MNYFEFYQIPESFFIDEVELRQKYHQISKHLHPDFFGTASEAEQQVALEKSTLNNQAYKTLSNLASRIEYILQIHGLLESAPPLPQDFLMKMMDINEAIEEGRKNEVEGHILSLREQLWQEIEPILKNYTNSQNKKADLEKVREYYLKNKYLERLLEK, from the coding sequence ATGAACTATTTTGAGTTTTATCAGATACCTGAGTCTTTTTTCATAGATGAAGTAGAACTACGTCAAAAATATCACCAGATTAGTAAGCATCTTCATCCTGACTTTTTCGGTACTGCTTCTGAAGCAGAGCAGCAGGTAGCTTTGGAAAAATCCACTTTGAATAATCAAGCTTATAAAACTTTAAGCAATCTAGCTTCTCGTATAGAGTATATTTTACAGATACACGGGCTATTAGAAAGTGCTCCCCCTCTTCCCCAAGATTTTTTAATGAAAATGATGGATATCAATGAAGCAATTGAGGAAGGTAGAAAAAACGAGGTGGAAGGGCATATTCTTTCTCTGCGTGAACAACTTTGGCAAGAAATTGAACCTATTTTGAAGAACTATACAAATAGTCAGAACAAAAAAGCAGATTTAGAAAAAGTAAGAGAGTACTACCTTAAAAATAAATACTTGGAACGATTATTAGAAAAATAA